One window of the Pempheris klunzingeri isolate RE-2024b chromosome 10, fPemKlu1.hap1, whole genome shotgun sequence genome contains the following:
- the LOC139208850 gene encoding uncharacterized protein isoform X1 has protein sequence MMGNCTSGIKKKRKVPLSGDSVPRDKSSTDNKPNEDVTYASIDHNTVKGSRRTRNSTIDNCDYATVNVPAALHPESECSSKDECEDDYVLMN, from the exons gataaagaagaaaaggaaag TTCCTCTTTCAGGGGATTCTGTACCAAGAGATAAAAGCAGCACGGACAATAAG CCTAACGAGGATGTAACGTATGCCTCTATTGACCACAACACTGTCAAAGGATCAAGAAGAACCAGAAATTCTACTATAGATAATTGTGACTATGCAACAGTTAATGTCCCAGCAGCTCTTCATCCTGAGTCTGAGTGCTCATCTAAAGACGAATGTGAAGACGATTATGTTCTCATGAACTGA
- the LOC139208850 gene encoding uncharacterized protein isoform X2, translated as MMGNCTSGIKKKRKGDSVPRDKSSTDNKPNEDVTYASIDHNTVKGSRRTRNSTIDNCDYATVNVPAALHPESECSSKDECEDDYVLMN; from the exons gataaagaagaaaaggaaag GGGATTCTGTACCAAGAGATAAAAGCAGCACGGACAATAAG CCTAACGAGGATGTAACGTATGCCTCTATTGACCACAACACTGTCAAAGGATCAAGAAGAACCAGAAATTCTACTATAGATAATTGTGACTATGCAACAGTTAATGTCCCAGCAGCTCTTCATCCTGAGTCTGAGTGCTCATCTAAAGACGAATGTGAAGACGATTATGTTCTCATGAACTGA
- the LOC139208660 gene encoding cell surface glycoprotein CD200 receptor 1-B-like, whose protein sequence is MPSPMHRLPFNYLLIFNCFTCVCIYGSGQVVRNSSFKMGHDAKLDCSDKTWNETMFVMWNIKLKYKQCRISFSNEGQSGDSCSDGKTLRNTSSAQSYLHIPNFSDADVGVYKCESVYIGGLKSYETNVDIIVPPSISSWIEHKDNKTVAVCKAEGGKPAANIRWSHMANSSPVERVSHGFFTVESRLELHEGMDAKNLSCVIRHPYWNKENILVPQPEKGDGPWLRIVIVAVITMCLIGFLAQKKRRCQRCLHLDR, encoded by the exons ATGCCAAGCCCAATGCATCGACTTCCCTTCAACTATCTGCTAATATTCAACTGTTTTACATGTGTCTGCATCTATGGAAGCGGTCAAG ttgTCAGAAATTCATCCTTCAAGATGGGCCATGATGCTAAACTGGATTGCAGCGATAAAACATGGAATGAGACCATGTTTGTTATGTGGAATATAAAGTTGAAATACAAACAGTGTAGGATATCTTTTAGCAATGAAGGTCAAAGTGGAGACTCCTGTTCTGATGGCAAGACACTCCGAAACACATCCAGCGCTCAGTCGTACCTGCACATCCCAAACTTCTCAGATGCTGACGTGGGGGTCTATAAGTGTGAATCAGTTTACATCGGAGGACTCAAATCTTATGAGACCAATGTGGATATCATAG TTCCTCCCAGTATATCAAGCTGGATAGAACATAAGGACAACAAGACTGTGGCAGTGTGCAAAGCTGAAGGAGGAAAACCTGCTGCCAACATCAGGTGGAGTCACATGGCAAACTCATCCCCTGTGGAAAGAGTTTCACATGGATTTTTTACAGTAGAAAGTCGTCTGGAGCTCCACGAGGGAATGGACGCAAAAAACCTGAGCTGTGTTATCAGGCATCCGTACTGGAACAAGGAAAATATCTTAGTACCACAACCTGAAAAAG GTGATGGTCCCTGGCTGCGTATCGTTATCGTTGCAGTAATTACTATGTGTTTGATCGGATTTTTAGCTCAGAAGAAAAG ACGATGCCAGCGGTGTCTACATCTTGACCGGTAG
- the LOC139208752 gene encoding cell surface glycoprotein CD200 receptor 1 isoform X1, with translation MMRDVIWIYAAIIAFLSKAWSQDPGTNLNTSVNYNTSSHSPAVYVVRNSSFKMGHDAKLDCSDKTWNETMFVIWNIKLKYKQCRISFSNEGQSEDSCSDGKTLRNTSSAQSYLHIPNFSDADVGVYKCESVYIGGLESYETNVDIIVPPSISSWIEHKDNKTVAVCKAEGGKPAANIRWSHMANSSPVERVSHGFFTVEIRLELHEGMDTENLSCVIRHPYWNKENILVPQPEKAGNGPWLYILIVAAISAILLLVVFLIFTPKKLIMLGRCQQSDTSLSKSTPIEDVEEVEPYASYVQRVNSIYNSSADLFT, from the exons ATGATGAGGGACGTGATCTGGATTTATGCCGCGATTATCGCCTTCTTGTCTAAAGCATGGAGCCAGGATCCAG GAACTAATCTAAACACCTCTGTGAACTACAACACTTCTTCACATTCTCCTGCTGTTTATG ttgtCAGAAATTCATCCTTCAAGATGGGCCATGATGCTAAACTGGATTGCAGCGATAAAACATGGAATGAGACCATGTTTGTTATCTGGAATATAAAGTTGAAATACAAACAGTGTAGGATATCTTTTAGCAATGAAGGTCAAAGTGAAGACTCCTGTTCTGATGGCAAGACACTCCGAAACACATCCAGCGCTCAGTCGTACCTGCACATCCCAAACTTCTCAGATGCTGACGTGGGGGTCTATAAGTGTGAATCAGTTTACATCGGAGGACTCGAATCTTATGAGACCAATGTGGATATCATAG TTCCTCCCAGTATATCAAGCTGGATAGAACATAAGGACAACAAGACTGTGGCAGTGTGCAAAGCTGAAGGAGGAAAACCTGCTGCCAACATCAGGTGGAGTCACATGGCAAACTCATCCCCTGTGGAAAGAGTTTCACATGGATTTTTTACAGTAGAAATTCGTCTGGAGCTCCACGAGGGAATGGACACAGAAAACCTGAGTTGTGTTATCAGGCATCCGTACTGGAACAAGGAAAATATCTTAGTACCACAACCTGAAAAAG CAGGTAATGGTCCTTGGCTGTACATCCTTATTGTTGCAGCAATCTCAGCAATTTTGCttttggttgtatttttaatttttacaccAAAGAAACTAATAATGTTGGG GCGATGCCAGCAGTCCGACACCTCACTGTCCAAATCTACACCG atAGAAGATGTGGAGGAAGTGGAGCCCTATGCCAGCTATGTTCAACGTGTGAACTCTATCTATAACTCATCTGCAGATTTGTTCACATAA
- the LOC139208752 gene encoding cell surface glycoprotein CD200 receptor 1 isoform X2 yields MMRDVIWIYAAIIAFLSKAWSQDPGTNLNTSVNYNTSSHSPAVYVVRNSSFKMGHDAKLDCSDKTWNETMFVIWNIKLKYKQCRISFSNEGQSEDSCSDGKTLRNTSSAQSYLHIPNFSDADVGVYKCESVYIGGLESYETNVDIIVPPSISSWIEHKDNKTVAVCKAEGGKPAANIRWSHMANSSPVERVSHGFFTVEIRLELHEGMDTENLSCVIRHPYWNKENILVPQPEKGNGPWLYILIVAAISAILLLVVFLIFTPKKLIMLGRCQQSDTSLSKSTPIEDVEEVEPYASYVQRVNSIYNSSADLFT; encoded by the exons ATGATGAGGGACGTGATCTGGATTTATGCCGCGATTATCGCCTTCTTGTCTAAAGCATGGAGCCAGGATCCAG GAACTAATCTAAACACCTCTGTGAACTACAACACTTCTTCACATTCTCCTGCTGTTTATG ttgtCAGAAATTCATCCTTCAAGATGGGCCATGATGCTAAACTGGATTGCAGCGATAAAACATGGAATGAGACCATGTTTGTTATCTGGAATATAAAGTTGAAATACAAACAGTGTAGGATATCTTTTAGCAATGAAGGTCAAAGTGAAGACTCCTGTTCTGATGGCAAGACACTCCGAAACACATCCAGCGCTCAGTCGTACCTGCACATCCCAAACTTCTCAGATGCTGACGTGGGGGTCTATAAGTGTGAATCAGTTTACATCGGAGGACTCGAATCTTATGAGACCAATGTGGATATCATAG TTCCTCCCAGTATATCAAGCTGGATAGAACATAAGGACAACAAGACTGTGGCAGTGTGCAAAGCTGAAGGAGGAAAACCTGCTGCCAACATCAGGTGGAGTCACATGGCAAACTCATCCCCTGTGGAAAGAGTTTCACATGGATTTTTTACAGTAGAAATTCGTCTGGAGCTCCACGAGGGAATGGACACAGAAAACCTGAGTTGTGTTATCAGGCATCCGTACTGGAACAAGGAAAATATCTTAGTACCACAACCTGAAAAAG GTAATGGTCCTTGGCTGTACATCCTTATTGTTGCAGCAATCTCAGCAATTTTGCttttggttgtatttttaatttttacaccAAAGAAACTAATAATGTTGGG GCGATGCCAGCAGTCCGACACCTCACTGTCCAAATCTACACCG atAGAAGATGTGGAGGAAGTGGAGCCCTATGCCAGCTATGTTCAACGTGTGAACTCTATCTATAACTCATCTGCAGATTTGTTCACATAA